In one Balaenoptera ricei isolate mBalRic1 chromosome 20, mBalRic1.hap2, whole genome shotgun sequence genomic region, the following are encoded:
- the NAT9 gene encoding alpha/beta-tubulin-N-acetyltransferase 9 isoform X2: protein MRLNQNILLLGKKVVLVPYTPEHVPRYHEWMKSEELRRLTASEPLTLEQEYVMQHSWREDADKCTFIMLDAEKWRAQPGAGEESCMAGDVNLFLTDLGDPALGEIEVMIAEPSCRGQGLGTEAVLMMMSYGVTKLGVTKFEAKIGQGNEPSIRMFRKLHFEQVAVSSVFQEVTLRLTMSEPERQWLLEQTSHVEEKPYRAGASEAR, encoded by the exons ATGAGGTTAAATCAGAACATCTTGCTGCTGGGAAAGAAGGTGGTGCTGGTACCCTACACCCCAGAGCATGTGCCTAG GTACCACGAGTGGATGAAATCAGAGGAGCTGCGGCGTTTGACAGCCTCCGAGCCGCTGACCCTGGAGCAGGAGTATGTGATGCAACACAGCTGGCGGGAAGATGCAGACA AGTGTACCTTCATCATGCTCGATGCAGAGAAGTGGCGGGCCCAGCCGGGCGCCGGCGAAGAAAGCTGCATGGCGGGAGACGTGAACCTCTTCCTCACGGATCTAGGGGACCCCGCCCTGGGGGAGATTGAGGTCATGATTGCAG AGCCCAGCTGCAGGGGCCAGGGCTTGGGCACCGAGGCCGTCCTCATGATGATGTCTTATG GAGTGACCAAGCTAGGTGTGACCAAGTTTGAGGCTAAAATTGGGCAAGGAAATGAACCGAGCATCCGGATGTTCCGAAAGCTTCACTTTGAGCAG GTGGCTGTGAGCAGTGTCTTCCAGGAGGTGACGCTCAGACTGACGATGAGTGAGCCGGAGCGGCAGTGGCTTCTCGAGCAGACCAGCCACGTGGAAGAGAAGCCCTACAGAGCTGGGGCGTCGGAGGCCCGCTGA
- the NAT9 gene encoding alpha/beta-tubulin-N-acetyltransferase 9 isoform X3 translates to MRLNQNILLLGKKVVLVPYTPEHVPRPTLRPCRYHEWMKSEELRRLTASEPLTLEQEYVMQHSWREDADKCTFIMLDAEKWRAQPGAGEESCMAGDVNLFLTDLGDPALGEIEVMIAEPSCRGQGLGTEAVLMMMSYGVTKLGVTKFEAKIGQGNEPSIRMFRKLHFEQVAVSSVFQEVTLRLTMSEPERQWLLEQTSHVEEKPYRAGASEAR, encoded by the exons ATGAGGTTAAATCAGAACATCTTGCTGCTGGGAAAGAAGGTGGTGCTGGTACCCTACACCCCAGAGCATGTGCCTAG GCCGACCCTCCGTCCCTGCAGGTACCACGAGTGGATGAAATCAGAGGAGCTGCGGCGTTTGACAGCCTCCGAGCCGCTGACCCTGGAGCAGGAGTATGTGATGCAACACAGCTGGCGGGAAGATGCAGACA AGTGTACCTTCATCATGCTCGATGCAGAGAAGTGGCGGGCCCAGCCGGGCGCCGGCGAAGAAAGCTGCATGGCGGGAGACGTGAACCTCTTCCTCACGGATCTAGGGGACCCCGCCCTGGGGGAGATTGAGGTCATGATTGCAG AGCCCAGCTGCAGGGGCCAGGGCTTGGGCACCGAGGCCGTCCTCATGATGATGTCTTATG GAGTGACCAAGCTAGGTGTGACCAAGTTTGAGGCTAAAATTGGGCAAGGAAATGAACCGAGCATCCGGATGTTCCGAAAGCTTCACTTTGAGCAG GTGGCTGTGAGCAGTGTCTTCCAGGAGGTGACGCTCAGACTGACGATGAGTGAGCCGGAGCGGCAGTGGCTTCTCGAGCAGACCAGCCACGTGGAAGAGAAGCCCTACAGAGCTGGGGCGTCGGAGGCCCGCTGA
- the NAT9 gene encoding alpha/beta-tubulin-N-acetyltransferase 9 isoform X1 yields the protein MREGGPPARWESGAGWKGWIAPAGDAFVGEEYHEWMKSEELRRLTASEPLTLEQEYVMQHSWREDADKCTFIMLDAEKWRAQPGAGEESCMAGDVNLFLTDLGDPALGEIEVMIAEPSCRGQGLGTEAVLMMMSYGVTKLGVTKFEAKIGQGNEPSIRMFRKLHFEQVAVSSVFQEVTLRLTMSEPERQWLLEQTSHVEEKPYRAGASEAR from the exons ATGCGGGAGGGGGGCCCGCCTGCCAGGTGGGAAAGCGGGGCTGGTTGGAAGGGGTGGATCGCACCTGCTGGGGACGCGTTCGTCGGCGAAGA GTACCACGAGTGGATGAAATCAGAGGAGCTGCGGCGTTTGACAGCCTCCGAGCCGCTGACCCTGGAGCAGGAGTATGTGATGCAACACAGCTGGCGGGAAGATGCAGACA AGTGTACCTTCATCATGCTCGATGCAGAGAAGTGGCGGGCCCAGCCGGGCGCCGGCGAAGAAAGCTGCATGGCGGGAGACGTGAACCTCTTCCTCACGGATCTAGGGGACCCCGCCCTGGGGGAGATTGAGGTCATGATTGCAG AGCCCAGCTGCAGGGGCCAGGGCTTGGGCACCGAGGCCGTCCTCATGATGATGTCTTATG GAGTGACCAAGCTAGGTGTGACCAAGTTTGAGGCTAAAATTGGGCAAGGAAATGAACCGAGCATCCGGATGTTCCGAAAGCTTCACTTTGAGCAG GTGGCTGTGAGCAGTGTCTTCCAGGAGGTGACGCTCAGACTGACGATGAGTGAGCCGGAGCGGCAGTGGCTTCTCGAGCAGACCAGCCACGTGGAAGAGAAGCCCTACAGAGCTGGGGCGTCGGAGGCCCGCTGA